From a region of the Phragmites australis chromosome 21, lpPhrAust1.1, whole genome shotgun sequence genome:
- the LOC133903864 gene encoding transcription factor-like protein DPB, which yields MVPGARPSGGGAHSVTTTSGGGAHSVTTTSGGCSPSDRVAPAPSASVSTPASGSTVARRLNGLGLQGDDAPSSQPAASKKKKRGARAVGPDKNGRGLRQFSMRVCEKVESKGRTTYNEVADELVSEFIDPNNNLESPDPDNPSAQQYDEKNIRRRVYDALNVLMAMEIISKDKKEIQWKGLPQTSMNDVEELKKEIIGMKGRIDKKSAYLQDLQDQYVSLQNLVQRNEQLYGSGDAPSGGVALPFILVQTRPHATVEVEISEDMQLVHFDFNSTPFELQDDSFVLKAMGLSGKEEIDGTQAPVANGGECSSTPNDYWHQSPQPARPRGIRLPNSPPIPGILKGRVKHEH from the exons ATGGTCCCCGGCGCCCGGCCTTCTGGCGGCGGTGCCCACTCCGTCACCAccaccagcggcggcggcgcccacTCCGTCACCACCACCAGCGGCGGCTGCTCCCCATCCGACAGGGTCGCCCCTGCTCCCTCGGCCTCAGTCTCCACGCCGGCCAGCGGGAGCACCGTCGCCCGCCGCCTCAACGGCCTCGGCCTCCAGGGCGACGACGCGCCCTCGTCGCAGCCCGCCGCGAG caagaagaaaaagagaggtgCACGTGCAGTTGGTCCTGACAAAAATGGCCGTGGATTGCGCCAATTCAGCATGAGAG tCTGTGAGAAAGTTGAAAGCAAAGGGAGAACAACCTACAACGAG GTGGCAGATGAACTGGTTTCTGAATTTATAGACCCCAATAATAATCTCGAATCTCCGGATCCTGATAATCCCTCCGCG CAACaatatgatgagaaaaatattcGAAGAAGAGTTTATGATGCGCTGAATGTCCTAATGGCTATGGAAATTATATCTAAAGATAAAAAGGAAATACAGTGGAAAGGCTTGCCTCAGACGAGTATGAATGATGTTGAAGAATTGAAG AAAGAGATCATTGGAATGAAAGGTCGGATTGACAAGAAAAGTGCATATTTGCAGGATTTACAAGATCAA TATGTAAGTCTCCAAAACCTGGTACAAAGAAATGAGCAGCTATATGGGTCAGGAGATGCACCTTCTGGTGGAGTGGCCTTGCCATTTATACTAGTTCAG ACACGCCCTCATGCAACTGTAGAAGTGGAGATATCAGAAGATATGCAGTTGGTGCATTTTGACTTCAATAG CACTCCATTTGAGTTGCAGGATGATTCCTTTGTATTGAAAGCAATGGGGTTATCTGGTAAAGAAGAAATTGATGGCACCCAAGCTCCAGTTGCAAATGGCGGTGAGTGCTCAAGTACACCAAATGATTATTGGCATCAATCACCGCAACCTGCGAGGCCAAGAGGAATTAGGCTACCAAACTCACCTCCTATTCCAGGGATACTTAAAGGGCGCGTAAAGCATGAACACTAG